In a single window of the Elaeis guineensis isolate ETL-2024a chromosome 4, EG11, whole genome shotgun sequence genome:
- the LOC105034460 gene encoding uncharacterized protein isoform X1 yields the protein MEGEGAVRVADFVPAANGEEPTRPFAESVQENPLPGTPQNPGDPSDPKLDRNEIFRALEVVERDSTAIAQSFASLFSSLRLALSEHTLQVTSTSVENMQCFSEVVGRLQESALDAASKGNRYINSCLRLNEEMKSLETLSMQLKILRKNVDSLDLAVNRLLRLP from the exons ATGGAAGGAGAGGGAGCGGTCAGAGTAGCCGACTTTGTTCCCGCGGCGAATGGAGAGGAGCCGACTCGACCCTTCGCCGAATCCGTCCAGGAGAATCCCCTCCCCGGGACGCCTCAAAACCCCGGGGATCCTTCGGATCCCAAACTCGACCGCAACGAGATCTTTAGAGCCCTGGAAGTCGTGGAGAGGGACTCCACAGCCATCGCCCAGAGCTTCgcttctctcttctcctccctccgCTTGGCTCTATCCGAG CATACTTTGCAGGTCACTAGTACTTCGGTTGAGAACATGCAGTGCTTCAGTGAAGTTGTTGGCCGCTTGCAAGAGTCTG CTCTTGATGCAGCAAGCAAGGGAAACAGATACATAAATTCATGCCTGAG ATTGAATGAAGAAATGAAGAGCCTGGAAACTCTTTCTATGCAACT AAAGATATTGAGGAAGAATGTGGATTCTCTGGACCTGGCTGTGAACCGGTTGCTCCGTCTTCCATGA
- the LOC105034460 gene encoding uncharacterized protein isoform X2, whose amino-acid sequence MEGEGAVRVADFVPAANGEEPTRPFAESVQENPLPGTPQNPGDPSDPKLDRNEIFRALEVVERDSTAIAQSFASLFSSLRLALSEVTSTSVENMQCFSEVVGRLQESALDAASKGNRYINSCLRLNEEMKSLETLSMQLKILRKNVDSLDLAVNRLLRLP is encoded by the exons ATGGAAGGAGAGGGAGCGGTCAGAGTAGCCGACTTTGTTCCCGCGGCGAATGGAGAGGAGCCGACTCGACCCTTCGCCGAATCCGTCCAGGAGAATCCCCTCCCCGGGACGCCTCAAAACCCCGGGGATCCTTCGGATCCCAAACTCGACCGCAACGAGATCTTTAGAGCCCTGGAAGTCGTGGAGAGGGACTCCACAGCCATCGCCCAGAGCTTCgcttctctcttctcctccctccgCTTGGCTCTATCCGAG GTCACTAGTACTTCGGTTGAGAACATGCAGTGCTTCAGTGAAGTTGTTGGCCGCTTGCAAGAGTCTG CTCTTGATGCAGCAAGCAAGGGAAACAGATACATAAATTCATGCCTGAG ATTGAATGAAGAAATGAAGAGCCTGGAAACTCTTTCTATGCAACT AAAGATATTGAGGAAGAATGTGGATTCTCTGGACCTGGCTGTGAACCGGTTGCTCCGTCTTCCATGA